GTTGATGACACCATCATTGTCCATGGTTTTGGTGGCGAGCAAGTACAAGATCACATTGACCAGCAATATGCGCATTTGCCCATTACTTGGGTTGCCCAAACTGAGCAGTTGGGCACGGGACATGCGGTCAAAGTGACTCTATCTGAGCTACCAAAAGATGGACAAAGCCTCATTCTTTACGGCGACGTGCCATTGGTTAGCTGTCAAACGTTAGCGACACTACAGGATGCCAATACTGACGGCATGTCTATGTTGACGCTAACCGTAGATAATCCATTTGGTCTTGGTCGTATTAAACGTGATAAAGATGGCAATATTGAAGCCATTATTGAGCAAAAAGACGCCAATAGCGATGAGCAGCAGATACAAGAAATTAATAGCGGTATTTACTGCGTCGATAATGCTTTATTGCATAAATTTTTGCCCAAGCTATCAAATGACAATGCGCAGCAAGAATACTATCTGACCGATATTGTCAAAATGGCGGTTGCTGATGGCATCACTATTGCAGCGATTGAGCCTGAGCATACCTTTGAGATTGAAGGCGTGAATAACCGTCAACAACTTGCTAGCTTAGAGCGTACATGGCAAGGTAAACTTGTCGCCGACTTACAAGAAGCTGGCGTACAGTTCGCTGACCCTACTCGTGTCGATATTCGTGGCACCTTGAGCGCAGGTCAGGACGTGTTTGTCGATGTGGGTGTGGTATTTGAGGGTGATTGTGTCTTAGGTGATAATGTTTATATTGAAGCGGGCTGTGTCATTAAAAACGCCCAGATAGGCAACGCTTGTCATATAAAGCCTTATTGCGTGATTGATAGCGCTGAAGTTGGCGCAGGTGTAGATATTGGTCCTTTTGCGCATTTACGTCCTGAGACCATACTCTCTGACAACAGCAAAGTCGGTAATTTTGTCGAAATTAAAAAATCAACAATTGGTGATGGTAGCAAGGTTAATCATCTAAGCTATATTGGTGATGCCACTATTGGTACTGGTGTCAATGTTGGCGCTGGTGTGATTACTTGCAATTATGATGGTGTGAATAAATCACAAACCATCATTGACGATAATGCCTTTATTGGCTCTAACTCAAGTCTAGTGGCGCCAGTGAAAATTGGTGATACCGCTACTGTGGCAGCTGGTTCAGTGATTACTAAAAACGTTGATGCTCATGCACTAGCCTTTGGTCGTGCTCGTCAAACACAGAAAAATGACTTTAAGCGTCCGACTAAAAAATAATGGCAGCGTTGACAGTTAGTTAAATAAAAATGGCTCTTAGCAATCTCAAGCAGTACGACAATGATTTGTGGTGCTGCTTATTTATATTTATAGATTAACCAGACATCGTCATACATAGAAATACATAGAAATACTAATAATTAAATTTAAGGAATAGTTATGTGCGGAATAGTTGGAGCAGTGGCTGAGCGTAATATCGCCAATATCTTACTTGAGGGACTTAAGCGCCTAGAATATAGAGGCTATGATTCTGCTGGTCTGACTGTCATTCGTGATGGCGAGCTCCACCGTGAGCGCCAAGTGGGTAAAGTTCAGGCCTTAGTCGATGCCGTCGCAGTCAACCCAGAGTTTTTCGATGGTCATATTGGTATTGCGCATACACGCTGGGCAACGCATGGCGAGCCGGCTCAGCGTAACGCCCATCCGCATGTTTCAGGCAAGATTGCTGTGGTACATAATGGTATCGTTGAAAACTACGCCGAGCTAAAAGAAGAATTAATTGCCAAAGGGTACGAGTTTACCTCGCAAACCGATACCGAAGTCGTCGCGCATCTCATTAACGATATCTATAAAGCAACGCCTGACTTATTAGAAGCCGTTCGCACTGTCACTCCTTTGTTACATGGAGCATTTGCCCTTGGCGTTATCCATGTTGATTGCCCAGAAGAGCTGATTACGGTACGTTTAGGCTCTCCTTTGGTGATTGGCGTCGGTATTGGCGAAAACTTTATCGCCTCCGATCAATTGGCACTTTTACCAGTGACCAATCGTTTTATGTATCTAGAGGAAGGCGATATTGCCCGATTAACGCGTAACAGTATTCAGGTTTACGCTGATGGTGTCGAGGTCACACGCCAAATCCATGAAATTGACGCAGCACAACACAATGCAGACAAGGGCGAATTTAAGCATTATATGCTCAAAGAAATCTACGAGCAGCCAGATGCTGTCGCTCGTACTCTCGAGATGGCATTAGATAATGATGAGCCAACTAAACTGCGTGATGATTTTCTGCAACGTCATGAAACGCAATTAAAAGGCATTAAGCACGTACAAGTGATCGCTTGTGGTACTAGCTATCATTCAGGTTTGGTCGCAAAATATTGGTTTGAGAGTCTTATTCGTGTGCCTTGCTCAGTGGAAGTTGCCAGTGAGTTCCGTTATCGCAATCCAGTCGTTATTGATAACTCTTTAGTGATTTGTATTTCTCAGTCGGGCGAGACTGCTGATACTTTATCTGCACTACGTGATATTCAAAAACAGTCTCCTATTGGACTGGTTAGTCTGGCATTGTGCAATGTGCCAACCTCATCATTGGTACGTGAAACGGATATCTTTTTACCAACGCTTGCCGGTCCCGAGATTGGCGTGGCATCTACCAAAGCCTTTACTACTCAGCTTGCAGCACTGATGTTATTGTTATTAAAGGTAGGTGTGACCCAACAGCGCATGACTGATGAAAATTTGAGCACGCTGCTTAGTCAACTGCAACAACTACCGGGTCAGCTCCATGCCAGCTTACACCTGGACGCGCCTATCAAGATCATGAGTGAGCATTTTGAATATAAGAAAAGCTGCTTATTCCTAGGTCGTGGTTTACAGTTCCCAATTGCTCTAGAAGGCGCATTAAAGTTAAAGGAAATCTCTTATATCCACGCTGAAGGCTATGCAGCAGGCGAGCTGAAGCACGGACCATTGGCATTAGTGGATAAAGATATGCCTATCGTGGTGCTAGCCCCAAAAGACAGTATGTTTGATAAGCTAAAAGCCAATATGCAAGAAGTACATGCCCGTCATGGTGAGTTGTTTGTCTTTGCAAGCGAATCCAGTCAAATGGTCGCAGCAGATAGATTGCACGTGGTGTATGTGCCAGATGTTTGCGAAACGCTTGCGCCGATTGTTTATAGCGTGCCAGTACAATTGCTGTCATATCATGTCGCAGTAATGCGCGGTACAGACGTTGATCAGCCACGTAACCTAGCAAAATCAGTTACAGTCGAATAATGTTTACTAATTTATTTTATTTTTTGTCAGCGAGTAATAAAGTATCATATTAGACAATTCATTCTATTGACTCAACTATTAGCCCTTGCTGTTGTTTAATACCACAGCAAGGGTTTTTTATGCGCTCAAAAAAAAGCAAAAATGGCTTAAAGAAAGTAGAGGTACAATACAAAAAAATAGCGATACCCCGTCTTTCATTAAATGAGGTATCACTATATGACTATGCTTCGTGATCTTCAATGACTTTTAGTCTCTTTCTAATACCACTCTATAGCGAGCGTTACCACTCTCTAGGCGCTCAAATGCTTCATTGATCTCAGACATTTTGTACGTTTCAGTCACTGGCTGAATATTATGTCGAGCGGCAAAATCTAACATTTTTCGCAGGGTTGACGGTGATCCAACTGGTGAGCCTGACAGACTGTTTTGAGCCATAATCATTGGTGCAGCTGATATCTCTAATGGAGCTTCTAACAGTCCAACAAAGTGTAGCTTACCTTTTGGTCTCAAAGTCTTGATCACAACATCCCAGTTCATATCGACGTTCACTGTTGATATGATTAAATCAAAAGAACCAGCGGCTTTTTCAATTTCACTATCCTCTCTTGAGTTTAATGAGTGATGAGCGCCCATCTCTTTTGCTTCTTCCATTTTTGATTCACTGGTAAATGCCGTCACTTCACAGCCCCACGCATTGGCAAATTGAAGCGCTAGATGACCTAAACCACCAATACCGATAACAGCGACTCTTGAGGTTGGCGTGATGTCGTACTGCATAAGCGGATTAAACACCGTAACGCCACCGCATAGCAATGGTCCTACCGCATTAAAATCAAGCCCTTCAGGTATCTTGATGACGCTAGTATCTTTTGCGCGCACCTTATCTGCAAAACCGCCATGGTTACCAATGATAGTACCTTCTTGCTCAGGGCATAGATTGTGGTCCCCACCGATACATAGATCACAAACGTTGCAATATCCTTTATGCCAGCCAAGCCCGACTTTATCGCCAAGCTCTAGGTGCTTGACGTGCTTACCCTTTGCGAGGACTTTTCCTGCGACTTCATGCCCACCTACAAACGGATATTGGGTCATTCCCCATTCGTTTTGCCACATCGATAGATCGCTATGGCAGATACCGCAGCTATGTACTTCGATTTCTACTTCATGATCCCCTAATGTGCCAGGATCATATTGATAAGGCACAAACTCACCACCTTTTTCTTTTGCTGCATAGGCATTAATCATAGTTATTCCTTGTTTTCTAATATGTATAGAAACTGGTTTATAGTTCTAGTAATGATCAAGACACGGATAGCATCAAAATATCGATATAAACCGTTTCTTTGATAAATTTAACTGAATCGACTATAACAAAGACTTGCTCAACTAAACCACTAAACTTACCAGTTTCAGACTAACGTCATACAAAGAACCATAATTAAAGCCCATTACCTTGGTAACCTGTCTCCCAATAACACATATTACGACTCTTTTACTTCATAATAGCTTTAACTAATCTAGTAGCAAAAATCTTACCCATAAAAAGCTCAAACTATATCTGAATATAATTTGAGCTTTTTATGTCGCTTACTAACAGTATTACTGTTAGAGCTGCTACTTTTCCTCAGTCATTATATCTGGCTTACCATTCGGAGCAAGCCACTTACCAAACCATCCTGATAAGTCATCCATCAAGGTATAGACCACTGGAATAACAACGAGGCTTAATAAGGTTGAGGTGACTAAACCTCCCAATACTGCTGCTGCCATCGGTCGACGGAAGGTCGGATCGGCATCACCCCAACCAAATACCAACGGCAACATACCAGCGCCCATCGCGATAGTGGTCATAATAATCGGACGCGCACGCTTACGACAAGCATCGATAATTGCCTCAAAACGTGCTAGACCGCGCCGCTGAGCAATCAGTGCATAATCGACCAAAAGAATAGAGTTTTTGGTCGCAATGCCCATCAACATAATAAAACCAATCATCGAGGGCATCGACAGGCTGCTATTGGTAATTACCAAGCCTACAAAGGCACCACCGATAGACAGGGGCAATGCCATGAGAATCGTAAATGGCTGCAAGATGCGTCCAAATAATAATATAAGTACGCCCAAAATACAGACCACGCCGACCGACATTGCAATCACAAAGCCGCTAAATAACTCGGCCATATTTTCTGCTTGTCCTTGATCAATAATAGTAATAGAGGCTGGAAGCTGTTGCATACTAGGTATACTCTTGACCGCTTGTACCAGATCACCAAGCTCACCATTGGCAGGCTGAACAGTAATACTAATCGCACGCTCACGATCAAGGCGACTGATTTGCGCAGGTCCAGTACCAAAGTCGAGTGTCGCAACTTCGCCAACACGCACGCCTTGTCCTGCTGGTAGCGCACTTGGTACATATAAGCCTTCGAGTTGGCTGACGTTTTGCTTAGCGATATCTGGCAAGCGCACGACAATTGGTATCTGCCGCGTATCTAAATTCAGCTTGGACAAACGTTGCTCATAGTCACCAACGGTCGCCACACGTAAGGTCGTGGCGATATCTTGCGTCGTCACCCCTTTATCCGCCATTGCTAGCCTATTTGGCGTGACGGTCAACTCTTGGCGTGGCAGGCTGCGATCACTCGTGACAGCACCAGAACTTGGTAGCTCACGGATCTCTGACATCATCTGCTGTACGGTTTGCTCAAGCAGTTGCGGGTCGGTGCTGGTCAAAGAAAAATTATAACCTGTCTCACCACCACTCGATAACCCGACCGTAAAGCGCGCACCGGGTATTTCTGCCAATATAGTACTCATCTTACGCTCAATCTCTTGCTTAGAGCCGCGCTCTGCTCTTGGCGCAAGTACAATATCTAGACCTGCTATATTTTCTGCCTTGCCACCGCTAGAGTTTGAGTCCATTGTCGCCTGCGCCTCACCTACCGATGTAAAGATATTGGTCACTTCAGGCATGGCTAAAATACGCTCACTTGCCAGCGCGGCAACTCGTTCCGTGTCCGCTAACGCCACATCGGGTGTCAGCTCAATCGCCACCCGTGTTTGGTCAATATCATTATCAGGTATAAAAGAGGTGGGTAATAATTTTACCAAACCCAATGAAGCCACAAACAATACTAAGGTAGCACCCATCGTCATCCAGCGATGATCTAGCGTCCATGAGACCACTTTAAGATACCAATCCATCAGCGCGCTCTGCTTTTCAACGTGCTTCTTTTCTGGTTTCAATATATATGCTGCCATCATCGGTGTGATAAGGCGCGCAACCATTAACGAGGCAAATATTGATAATGCTGCTGTCCAACCAAACTGCCGAAAAAACTGCCCGACAATTCCGCCCATAAACGCAGTCGGTAAAAATACGGCAATCAAGGTGAAGGTAGTGGCAACAACCGCCAAACCAATTTCATCCGCCGCTTCCATTGCCGCCTCATAAGGCGTCTTACCCATACGCAAATGACGAATAATATTTTCAACTTCTACAATGGCATCGTCGACCAGTACACCAATGACCAGCGACAGCGCCAATAAGGAGATAATATTAAGACTAAAACCAAACAGATACATACCCAAAAAAGTAGGTATGACGGACAATGGCAATGCCACAGCAGCCACAAAAGTCGCGCGGATATTGCGTAAAAATAAGAACACCACGACTACGGCAAGCAAACCACCTTCTATCAGCATCCGTAATGACGCTTGATAATCTTCAGCGACTGGCGTTGCTCGATCATAAACCTTTTCAATACTAATATTGCCCACATCTGCTGACAGCTTAGTAAGCTCAGCGTCAACCAGCTCCATGACTTCCACTTCACTGGCACCACGCGAGCGCGTAATATTGAATGCAACCACCGTTTGCCCATCGAGCTTGGCAATAGAGCTTGGATCAGCCGCGCCATCCGTAATTTGTGCCATGCGTCCAAGCGCTTGCGTACCGCCCGTAGGCACTGCAACTTGTAAGTTATTTAAATCGCTTGCACGCTCAACAGCACCAAGTACACGAATGGTCTGCGTGGTTTTGCCGACTTCGGCTTCACCGCCTGAGCTGTCTTGCTGAATACCGGTGATTTGATTGGATAATTGCGTGATAGAAAGCTTTAGACCACTCAAGGTAATAGGGTCAGCGGCAACCGTAATTTCACGCTGCAAACCGCCGATACGGCTAACAGTACTGACACCGGGTATATCAGATAAACGCTTGGTGACGGTATCATCGACAAACCAAGACAAGTCTTCTACATTCATTTTTTCAGCAGCGACAGAGTATGTGACGACTGGGAATCCTGATGTTGAGACTTTGGTGACGATAGGGTCATTGGCAGCGGCAGGCAAATCGCCACGTACCTCACCGACTGCCGAGCGCACATCATCAACCGCTTCTTGGATGTCTTTTTCTAAGACGAACTCAGCGACCATAGTGGCAGCGCCCGTCTGGAGCGTCGTACGAATGTGCTTGACGCCCTCAATACTGGTGAGCTTATTTTCCACCTTTTTTGCAATATCGTTTTCAAGCTGCGATGGCGCAGCGCCCGGTAAAGTAACCGTGACCACCACCGCTGGTAGGTCAATATCGGGAAACTGTTGCACCTTCATTTGCATAAAGCCATAGATACCGCCTAAGGTGAGCAGTACAAACAGCAAGATAGCCACTAATGGATTTTTAATCGAGTAGGCGGAAACATTTAAACTCATGAGCGCGCCTGCGTGTCTGTGCTAGTAGCCTGCTTACCAGTTTGACTCAGACCATCAACGACACGTACCAAGTCACCATTATTTAAAAAGCTTCCCCCTTGCTTTACAAGTCGGCTCTCTGCAGGGAGTGGCTCTGTGAGCATAATACTATCGCCAAAGCGCTCACCAAGGGTCACACGTTGTTGTTTGATACGGCCAATGTTGTGACCGTTTTTACCGTCTTTAGTACTGATATTGGTCACTAGCATCACATAGTCATAGCCGTCATTGCTGACAATGGCGCTATTAGGAACCGTTTGAGCGCTGCTACTACCCAATAAAAACTCGCCCGTTTGATACATGCCTGCTCTTACTTTCGCGTTAGCAGCAAGGCTAGCATAAATGGTAATTTGCCTATTATTATCAGCAGTTGGTGCAATGCGACTGACCTCCCCCATGACAGAATCGCCGCCCGGTAGGCTAACTTGGACTGGTGTGCCAACATTAACCTCACCAATCAGCTTAGGATCGATATCCGCACGCCATTCCAAAATACCACCTTTGATAATAGTAAATAGTGGGTCTCCACCAGCAATCATACCAACTTCAGCCATTTTTTCACTAATAATACCGCTAACCGGTGCAACCACATTGGCATTATTGACACTCAAGCGCTGCGTACTCAGTCGAGCTTTAGAGGCTTGCAGTGACGCCTGCGCTTGTAGTTTAGCCGTACGATAGCGATCCGCTTCTTGCTTGCTAATGGCATCAATATCAATAAGTGGCAGGACGCGGGCGGCATCGGCAGTGGCATTGGCAAGCGTCGCTTTTGCTTCGGCAACATCAGCTTCTGCTTGCAAGACTTGCTGCTCCATCGCGTCGGTATCAAATACAGCCAGTATTTGACCAGCTTTAACACGCTGACCTTCTTCGACCAATATCCGTTCAATCGCTACGCCGTTTACTTTGGCACTGACATTAGCGACATCCTTAGCATTGATGGTTCCGTCAGCACTGAGCGTATTACCAATATTATCTTGGCTTGGTAGCACTGTTTCGACCGATAATACAGCTTGCTCAATGCTAGCATCTTTTAGGTTAGCGCTATCGTTTTGCACATTGTTAGCAACGGGCGACTCATTGCTCGCTTCCTCATCATTGCCCCAGTACTTACCAACCAATACCCCAATAACGAGCACAATAGCCAATACTGGTAATAACCATAAAGGAAATTTTGATAATGGCTTATCTGATAAAGGCTTAGACGTTCGCGCATCAGATTGGCGGTATGGGGGTAGCTCAGATTCAACTGGCAGCTTGTTGTCTTCAACATCGCTCATGATAACTCTCTGTCAATACAGGCAATAATAAGGATATATAATATGAGGAAAATAATAGGTGAAAATAGGCTAGCATTACGTTAAACGAGCATCTTTATATGGTCAAAATGCTGTTTGTGACTACAATAGTTCGTAAATTTATTGAGCATAGCATATATTAAGTTGTCATCTGATTTATATATATAGTGTCTGAGCTTCGTAAGTTCCATACTGACTCAATATCGGCAGATATAAAAACGCTCCAAGCGAACATACTAAAAGTGATAAGCAATACATACCGCTTATTAATGAATTTGATAGCATCAAGATTCTTTTTGTAGATCGTAAGACAAAAAACACAGTCTTAAGAATGTGCGCTATATTTATCCTACTATTCTGTAGTTACTATAAATCTTCTATTAGAAACGATAGCCGACGCCAAGGAAAGTAATATAAGGATCTATATCGAGGTGAGCTTTCGATCGAATCAACTCTTCATTCTTATCATTTTTAACGGTGATGGTCGTATCGCTGTCCAGTTTTGCATAAGACAATGACCCGACTCCAAACCATCTATCATTGAAATCATAAGTAGCGCCAACAGTGACGATAGGTGCAAAAGCGCTTTCTGCCTCCACATCCACGTTCATCTCTCGATTGGATGGCACATTTTCTAGCGCAGCACCCGATTTACCATCTTTGATATTCTGAATTTGATGTCCAGCTGCCTCTAAATCTTTACGAATACCATCATTTAGTTCAATACCGTTAAAATAGGCATACATAACCCCAGCACCGACATAAGGGCGAAACTTATTGACCCCAGATTTGCCAAACTGATATTGCACCCCCGCTGCCGGTAGCCATGCGCGAGCCCTAGATGCCACGCCATCACCTTGTTCTAAATCGGTTATAAGCTGTTCTTTTTTAATTTTAAATTTTGGTAGTGCATATTCTCCTATTCCACCAGCTGTAACCTCACCAGATATAGGTGCATACACTTTCCCTTTACCCATAATATCTACTTTAGGAGGAAATCCGGCTTTGACTTCAATTGACCAGTTATCATTTAGATAATAGTTAAATAGCGAACCAAAAGTATCAACATCAGCAGACTCAAGACCCGTACCTGGACTGCTGAAATTCTCTAAACCGCCAAGCTTAACTTGACCTGATACATCACCTAGAGTAGTTCTAGACAAATCAGTTTCTTCACCTCTAAAGCTTACTACCCCTATAGCAGTTAGGCCTGTATTTACTTTAACTTTAGTGAGCTCATTTTGATCAGGATCAATAACCTCTCTGACAGTTTTTATTTTAACACTGCCGTTTTTAGCGACAGTACCATCTTTAATGGCTGTCGTATTTTCTAGAGGATTGGCCGTGCCTTGTGGAGAGGCATGCAACCAGCCAGCAGAGACCGAAAAGCGTTTAAAGCTACCATCGGTTTTAAAATAATCGAATGCAGCAAAAGTAGACTGGCTAAATAATAATGGTGTGGCGATAGCACAAACGAAGGTTAACGTCTTTTTCATGAAACATCCTTGTTAATAAATTCAGGTCGTTAATAAAAAACATGAATGGCACAGTAGTCATCAGACAAAGCAGATAGATTGCCACTATGAAGTTAATCAAGTTCTCATCCTAACGTCCTGTTAGAATCGATAAAACGACTAGAAATACGCATATTTTAACCATATATCATTATGTAAAACGCGATATCCTAGCAAACGCATGGAAGACACTGTGCCAATCCATTATCGTAAACTGCCACACAAATAATCATAGTTCAATAATAACTCATGAACACATAAGTCAATATTAGTTCATTAAAATAAGAATACAGTGTTAATTATTGGTTGATAAATGATTTATAAAAACCATAAAAAAGCCATTATTTTAAGAAAATAATGGCTTTTTTATGGTAACCAGTAATAGAAAACAGGTTGAGTTAACTATCATTAAGCATTGGTATAACGACTTGCCTCTGGCATCCAACGATGAATCAGTTGGCTGACATCGGCTTTGCGTGCAGGATCTGCAATCAGATGCTTTGCCAAACGCTGGGCAATAGCAAATAACTGCTCATCCCGAATAAGGTCCGCCAAATAATAGCCGACATTACCTGTTTGACGCTTTCCTAATAACTCGCCCGGACCACGCAGCTCTAAATCTTTTTGCGCAATGACAAAACCATCAGTACTATCACGCAATACATTTAGACGTTCAGTACCTGTCTCCGACAACGGCTTCTGATACAACAGCACGCAATAGCTTTTTGTTGAACCGCGCCCGACTCGCCCGCGTAATTGGTGCAATTGCGATAGACCCAATCGCTCTGCATTTTCAATGACCATCAGAGAAGCATTGGGCACATCAACACCCACTTCGATAACTGTAGTAGCTATTAACAAATCAAGTTGTCCTGCCTTAAACGCTTGCATAATGGCTTGTTTATCAGCGCCTTTCATTTTGCCATGCACCAAGCCAATGCGAATATCCAGACGCTCGCTCAAATCTTCATAAGTCGCCTCAGCAGCTTGCGCATCGAGTACACTCGACTCTTCAACCAGTGAGCACACCCAATATGCCTGCCTGCCAGCTTCACAATTAACTGCAATACGTTCAATCACCTCATCACGGCGGTTGCGGTCAATTGTTACGGTAGTAATCGGTGTACGCCCTGGTGGTAGCTCATCGATAATAGAAGTGTCCATATCGCCATAAACACTCATCGCTAGCGTCCGCGGAATGGGCGTTGCAGTCATAATCAGCTGATGCGGTGTGCTACCAGCCACGCCTTTATTGGTCAACGCCATACGCTGCTCAACACCAAAACGATGCTGTTCATCGATAATAACCAAACCCAATTTGGCAAATTGTACCTGATCCTGGAAAAGCGCATGAGTACCAACGACTACTTGTACGGTATTCTCGCTCACCGCTTCTAACGCTTCGCGGCGCTGCTTAGCGGTTTGTTTACCAGCCAACCAACCAACCCCAATACCTAACGGCTCAAACCAGTTTTTGAAATTAACCAAATGCTGTTCCGCTAAAATCTCCGTCGGTGCCATCACCGCCACCTGCCAACCACTATCTAATGCATAACCCGCCGCGCCTGCCGCGACTAAGGTTTTACCAGCGCCAACATCGCCTTGTACCAATCTGAGCATTGGTATTGAAGTCGCCATATCAGCGGTAATGTCCCTCATAACTCTTTTTTGTGCACCCGTTAAATCAAATGGCAACGCACCAAACAATTTATCTGCCAATGGACTTTGGATAGCACATTTTGGCGCTTTATACTGATGCAATTGCTGACGGCGATATAATAAGCTGAGCTGATGTGCAGTCAACTCTTCAATAATGAGGCGTTGACAAGCAGCATGAGTACGAGCGCTTAATTGGGTTAATAATTTGTATTGTTGACCAGCATCAGTATAAGTAGGCGGCGTATGCAGTAATACCAACGCTTCAAATATGGTTAAATTATAGACGTTATTATTAGCCATACTTATAGCATCGGAACTGGTATTATTTTGACTATGATAAAAAGAGGGCTTCGTTCTATTGACGCTACTGTTACTGCTATCACTACTACTAAAACCGTTGTCAGGCACACTACGCGCGAGGGTGGAAAAGATATCTTCTGGATAATCTGGCTCGGTTATCGGTATTTTAGCTGGTTCAAAAGGCACTAATGGCAAATCCGCAACGACTGAAAAATCCTCAGGCGTAAATAAAGTCATCGGCAAGCCCTGACTACGAACCGTTTGCAGTGCAAGCTTAATTAATGTACGCAGCTTATTTTGATGTAAACCTTTAACGCTTGGATAAATAGGCTGTAAACCCGTATTTACTACCGTCTCGTTACTGCTGATAATTTGATATTCAGGATGATGTATCTGCTTACCGTAGCGGCTCACTTTGACTTCACCGAATAATTGTAGATGGGTACCTAGACACATGGTTTGAGCAAGTCCAC
The window above is part of the Psychrobacter cryohalolentis K5 genome. Proteins encoded here:
- a CDS encoding efflux RND transporter periplasmic adaptor subunit, whose protein sequence is MSDVEDNKLPVESELPPYRQSDARTSKPLSDKPLSKFPLWLLPVLAIVLVIGVLVGKYWGNDEEASNESPVANNVQNDSANLKDASIEQAVLSVETVLPSQDNIGNTLSADGTINAKDVANVSAKVNGVAIERILVEEGQRVKAGQILAVFDTDAMEQQVLQAEADVAEAKATLANATADAARVLPLIDIDAISKQEADRYRTAKLQAQASLQASKARLSTQRLSVNNANVVAPVSGIISEKMAEVGMIAGGDPLFTIIKGGILEWRADIDPKLIGEVNVGTPVQVSLPGGDSVMGEVSRIAPTADNNRQITIYASLAANAKVRAGMYQTGEFLLGSSSAQTVPNSAIVSNDGYDYVMLVTNISTKDGKNGHNIGRIKQQRVTLGERFGDSIMLTEPLPAESRLVKQGGSFLNNGDLVRVVDGLSQTGKQATSTDTQARS
- the recG gene encoding ATP-dependent DNA helicase RecG, which codes for MPTSVNPATPHLLDVLALDMPVTALAGVGPKVAEQLAQLGIARIFDLLLHLPRDYEDRSRLVSIGDVAHGQAAMITGRVVHVDTNRSGMTVIVDDDTGTISLRFFKVYRGLAQTMCLGTHLQLFGEVKVSRYGKQIHHPEYQIISSNETVVNTGLQPIYPSVKGLHQNKLRTLIKLALQTVRSQGLPMTLFTPEDFSVVADLPLVPFEPAKIPITEPDYPEDIFSTLARSVPDNGFSSSDSSNSSVNRTKPSFYHSQNNTSSDAISMANNNVYNLTIFEALVLLHTPPTYTDAGQQYKLLTQLSARTHAACQRLIIEELTAHQLSLLYRRQQLHQYKAPKCAIQSPLADKLFGALPFDLTGAQKRVMRDITADMATSIPMLRLVQGDVGAGKTLVAAGAAGYALDSGWQVAVMAPTEILAEQHLVNFKNWFEPLGIGVGWLAGKQTAKQRREALEAVSENTVQVVVGTHALFQDQVQFAKLGLVIIDEQHRFGVEQRMALTNKGVAGSTPHQLIMTATPIPRTLAMSVYGDMDTSIIDELPPGRTPITTVTIDRNRRDEVIERIAVNCEAGRQAYWVCSLVEESSVLDAQAAEATYEDLSERLDIRIGLVHGKMKGADKQAIMQAFKAGQLDLLIATTVIEVGVDVPNASLMVIENAERLGLSQLHQLRGRVGRGSTKSYCVLLYQKPLSETGTERLNVLRDSTDGFVIAQKDLELRGPGELLGKRQTGNVGYYLADLIRDEQLFAIAQRLAKHLIADPARKADVSQLIHRWMPEASRYTNA
- a CDS encoding OmpW/AlkL family protein; its protein translation is MKKTLTFVCAIATPLLFSQSTFAAFDYFKTDGSFKRFSVSAGWLHASPQGTANPLENTTAIKDGTVAKNGSVKIKTVREVIDPDQNELTKVKVNTGLTAIGVVSFRGEETDLSRTTLGDVSGQVKLGGLENFSSPGTGLESADVDTFGSLFNYYLNDNWSIEVKAGFPPKVDIMGKGKVYAPISGEVTAGGIGEYALPKFKIKKEQLITDLEQGDGVASRARAWLPAAGVQYQFGKSGVNKFRPYVGAGVMYAYFNGIELNDGIRKDLEAAGHQIQNIKDGKSGAALENVPSNREMNVDVEAESAFAPIVTVGATYDFNDRWFGVGSLSYAKLDSDTTITVKNDKNEELIRSKAHLDIDPYITFLGVGYRF